One part of the Granulicella arctica genome encodes these proteins:
- a CDS encoding T6SS effector amidase Tae4 family protein: MPVGESSKKPVHARLPSFRVLQSQYPGADSYDEAKRRIGGQLDSPEFVDTCAMRMSWMLNHVHIPIPGPHHSVMLVLAGKDVDGHKAWYAIRHAEIRQWLTQVLGPPQISKKAKPVPIADFAGHKGIIVLDVAYIQHPGQANATGHIDLWDGSSFSESSERGKEQATFNAASRADLWIAPD, from the coding sequence ATGCCGGTTGGGGAGAGTTCGAAGAAACCAGTTCATGCGAGGCTTCCTAGTTTTCGGGTGCTTCAAAGCCAATATCCCGGAGCAGATAGCTACGATGAAGCGAAGAGAAGGATCGGCGGGCAGCTCGATTCTCCAGAGTTCGTCGATACCTGTGCCATGCGGATGAGCTGGATGCTTAACCATGTCCATATACCCATTCCGGGGCCGCATCATTCGGTGATGCTGGTTCTGGCGGGTAAGGATGTGGACGGCCACAAGGCCTGGTATGCGATCCGGCATGCGGAGATACGACAGTGGCTGACGCAGGTGCTGGGTCCACCTCAGATCTCGAAGAAAGCAAAGCCGGTTCCAATCGCAGACTTTGCTGGTCACAAGGGAATCATCGTATTGGATGTCGCCTACATCCAGCATCCTGGGCAGGCTAATGCGACAGGACACATCGATCTGTGGGATGGGAGCTCTTTTTCAGAGAGCTCGGAACGTGGGAAAGAGCAAGCGACATTTAATGCTGCATCAAGAGCTGATCTGTGGATCGCACCGGATTAA
- a CDS encoding DUF433 domain-containing protein — protein MNMGIRDQAIYDLPAYGSSEAARYLGLSPHTLSQWISVNGLIQPPIANALSFNNLAEAHVLKAMRRGHGLSMQAIRKALKELGRIRKTAHPLLDESFETDGVNLCIREDDRVINLSRKQQQEFRDLVAIYLHRVHRRDGVATLLHPFITPDSLDQPEHISISPTISFGKPVLAGTGISTSVIVGRFKARDSVASLAEEYQIDATILEDAIRWEMSQSKAA, from the coding sequence ATGAACATGGGGATACGTGACCAAGCAATCTATGATCTGCCTGCCTATGGCAGCAGCGAGGCAGCGCGTTATCTTGGCCTGTCACCGCATACTCTGAGTCAATGGATTTCGGTGAATGGACTGATCCAACCACCTATAGCCAATGCGCTTTCCTTCAACAATCTTGCAGAAGCTCATGTTCTGAAGGCAATGCGTCGAGGGCATGGTTTGTCGATGCAAGCCATACGTAAAGCGCTGAAGGAGTTAGGACGTATTCGCAAGACAGCCCACCCGTTGCTTGATGAGTCTTTCGAGACGGATGGCGTGAACCTTTGTATTCGTGAGGATGATCGTGTCATCAATCTGTCGCGTAAGCAGCAGCAGGAGTTTCGTGATTTAGTGGCGATTTATCTCCATCGTGTTCATCGGAGGGATGGAGTCGCGACGTTGTTGCACCCCTTCATTACGCCCGATTCTTTGGATCAGCCGGAGCATATAAGCATCAGTCCTACGATTTCATTCGGTAAGCCAGTACTTGCTGGCACCGGAATATCAACGTCGGTGATCGTTGGGCGCTTTAAAGCGCGGGACTCAGTAGCCAGTCTTGCTGAGGAGTATCAGATTGACGCCACGATTCTTGAGGACGCTATTCGATGGGAGATGAGCCAATCGAAGGCGGCATAG
- a CDS encoding amidase, whose amino-acid sequence MTSSPHLPAPDRRRFLTLCSALGLGQTLLPGTLFTLAAQAQTAQADPKAAKITPEMIDAAAAIAGIVVTDEQKAMLLDGLTQQRDSIETIRSLHIQNATAPAVVFNPIPSGMALDTIREPIRLGPAPSVHHLATAGPSAQEAIAFATVRELSVLLKTRKLTSLDLTKLYLARLKKYDPRLHFVITLTEDRALKQAATADAELAASRHRGPLHGIPWGAKDLLSVKGYPTTWGAAGFEHQHFDIDATVVQRLDEAGAVLLAKLSMGALAQGDLWFGGRTRNPWNLRQGASGSSAGSASATSAGCVAFAIGTETLGSIASPATRCGVTGLRPTFGLVPRTGAMALSWSMDKIGPMCRSAEDCALVLSVIYGPEAGSSAKNIDRAVQPAAFNWDANFDWRQLRIGYLKSAFDVPAPPALKPPTEPLAGKVLQDFQQQQKNQQDDLNRTAYDLKYATAALATIRQMGVTLIPVDLPHGLHFGDQTPLLTAEAAAAFDELTLSGRDKLLTGQQPYDWPNSLRRARFYSAVDYIQAQRARSLTIDAMAELFRHVDIIVTPSDGAQLSATNLSGHPAIIVPNGLRGKDAPKPQTDEDASIHNTGGPNTPVSITFLGALYTDARLAAFAHAYQNHTSFHKLHPKLD is encoded by the coding sequence ATGACCTCATCGCCGCACCTTCCTGCACCCGACCGTCGGCGCTTCCTCACCCTCTGCTCCGCCCTCGGCCTCGGCCAGACCCTCCTCCCGGGCACCCTCTTCACCCTCGCCGCACAGGCCCAAACCGCACAGGCCGACCCCAAAGCAGCCAAGATCACCCCCGAGATGATCGACGCAGCCGCCGCCATCGCCGGCATCGTCGTCACCGACGAGCAGAAAGCCATGCTCCTCGACGGCCTCACCCAGCAGCGCGACTCCATCGAAACCATCCGCTCCCTCCACATCCAAAATGCGACCGCACCCGCCGTCGTCTTCAATCCCATCCCCTCCGGCATGGCCCTCGACACCATTCGCGAGCCCATCCGGCTCGGCCCCGCCCCCAGCGTCCATCACCTCGCCACGGCAGGCCCATCCGCGCAAGAGGCTATCGCCTTCGCCACCGTCCGCGAGCTCTCCGTCCTCCTCAAAACCCGCAAGCTCACCTCGCTCGACCTCACCAAGCTCTATCTCGCACGCCTCAAAAAATACGATCCCAGGCTCCACTTCGTCATCACCCTCACCGAAGACCGCGCCCTCAAGCAAGCCGCCACAGCCGACGCCGAACTCGCAGCCAGCCGTCACCGCGGCCCCCTCCACGGCATCCCCTGGGGCGCAAAAGACCTCCTCAGCGTCAAAGGCTACCCCACCACCTGGGGAGCCGCCGGCTTCGAGCACCAGCACTTCGATATCGACGCCACCGTCGTCCAGCGCCTCGACGAAGCCGGAGCCGTCCTTCTCGCCAAACTCTCCATGGGAGCTCTCGCCCAGGGCGACCTCTGGTTCGGAGGCCGCACTCGCAATCCCTGGAACCTCCGTCAGGGCGCCAGCGGCTCCTCCGCCGGATCGGCCAGCGCCACATCAGCCGGATGCGTCGCCTTCGCCATCGGCACCGAAACCCTCGGCTCCATCGCCTCACCTGCAACCCGCTGCGGCGTCACCGGCCTCCGTCCCACCTTCGGCCTCGTCCCCCGCACCGGAGCGATGGCGCTCTCCTGGTCCATGGACAAGATCGGCCCCATGTGCCGCTCCGCCGAAGATTGCGCCCTCGTCCTCTCCGTCATCTATGGTCCCGAAGCCGGATCAAGCGCGAAGAATATAGACCGCGCCGTCCAGCCCGCCGCCTTCAACTGGGACGCCAACTTCGACTGGCGGCAGCTCCGCATCGGCTACCTCAAATCCGCCTTCGACGTCCCCGCTCCACCCGCGCTCAAACCACCCACCGAACCCCTCGCCGGCAAGGTCCTCCAGGACTTCCAGCAGCAGCAGAAAAACCAGCAGGACGATCTCAACCGCACCGCCTACGATCTCAAATACGCCACCGCCGCCCTCGCCACCATCCGCCAGATGGGCGTCACCCTCATCCCCGTCGATCTCCCCCACGGCCTCCACTTCGGCGACCAGACTCCACTCCTCACCGCCGAAGCCGCCGCCGCCTTCGACGAGCTAACCCTCTCCGGCCGCGACAAGCTCCTCACCGGCCAGCAGCCCTACGACTGGCCCAACAGCCTCCGCCGAGCCCGCTTTTACTCCGCCGTCGACTACATCCAGGCCCAGCGCGCCCGCTCCCTCACCATCGACGCCATGGCCGAGCTCTTCCGCCACGTCGACATCATCGTCACCCCATCCGACGGCGCCCAGCTCTCCGCCACCAACCTATCCGGCCACCCCGCCATCATCGTCCCCAACGGCCTCCGCGGCAAAGACGCCCCCAAGCCCCAGACCGACGAAGACGCCTCCATCCACAACACCGGAGGCCCCAACACCCCCGTCAGCATCACCTTCCTCGGAGCCCTCTACACCGACGCCCGCCTCGCCGCCTTCGCCCACGCCTACCAGAACCACACCAGCTTTCACAAACTCCACCCCAAGCTCGACTAG
- the gyrB gene encoding DNA topoisomerase (ATP-hydrolyzing) subunit B, with protein sequence MASTAIPTDPALLDLQADTAVPAPKEGGGYSAENITVLEGLAAVRLRPAMYIGSTGEQGLHHLVYEVVDNSVDEALGGHATRIDVTIHVDNSITVTDDGRGIPVDDKVINGEKMPAVQVVLTMLHAGGKFDASNYKVSGGLHGVGVSCVNALSEEFDVEIWRDGHAWEQDYSKGAPISTLRKMGPSKRKGTKVHFLPDKSIFTVHEFSYDTLAQRLRELAFLNKGLEIHLTDERTTDAKTGESKHQEFKYIGGIAEFIKHLNKGKQTLHDKPIYMEAERDNVAMEIALQYNDAYSETVFTFANNINTIDGGTHLSGFKTALTRTINAAGQSLGLFKDVKENLSGDDVREGLVVVISVKLSQPQFEGQTKGKLNSDIAGTVQAFVNERLGAFLDGNPQVAKKIINKAIDAARAREAARKARDLTRRKGALDGGGLPGKLADCSERQPDRCELYLVEGESAGGTAKQGRDRRFQAILPLKGKILNVEKARYDKMLGHEEIRAMITALGCGIGKDDFDASKLRYGKLILMTDADVDGSHIRTLLLTFFFRHMTELIKRGHVYIAQPPLFRIKKGKFEQYIKDERQFVDVMVKRASDGMILTYGPNKTQLQGAELTTFMGQLNDYLGFFEKVGKRLRNDDVTLAFATLFSHEGKDPAHRADFQSPEQLTKMQAKLEALRKEYQFRAVGEPELDEEHQTWSVSFTDAQGAVRKIDWALANAAESRQLLGKQAQIREQLQGPFTISYAPKTAAAVTQEALDEAEEIAAENGAAEGVAVDAAPGTSAEAKPAKRSNKINQDPVEKKTPREVFEYVIEQGRKEYQVQRYKGLGEMTAPQLWETTMDPERRTLMQVKLEDIAACEEIFTTLMGEDVESRRRFIEENALDVKNLDI encoded by the coding sequence TGCTGAAAACATTACCGTCCTCGAAGGACTCGCGGCTGTGCGCCTGCGTCCCGCCATGTACATCGGCTCCACCGGTGAGCAGGGCCTGCACCACCTGGTCTATGAAGTCGTCGATAACTCAGTCGATGAAGCCCTCGGCGGCCACGCCACCCGCATCGACGTCACCATCCACGTCGACAACTCCATCACCGTCACCGACGACGGCCGCGGCATCCCCGTTGACGACAAGGTCATCAACGGCGAGAAGATGCCCGCCGTCCAGGTCGTCCTCACCATGCTCCACGCCGGCGGAAAGTTCGACGCCTCCAACTACAAGGTCTCCGGCGGTCTCCACGGTGTCGGCGTAAGCTGCGTCAACGCCCTCTCCGAAGAGTTCGACGTCGAGATCTGGCGCGACGGCCACGCCTGGGAGCAGGACTACAGCAAGGGCGCACCCATCAGCACCCTCCGCAAGATGGGCCCCAGCAAACGCAAGGGCACCAAGGTCCACTTCCTCCCCGACAAGAGCATCTTCACCGTCCACGAGTTCAGCTACGACACCCTCGCGCAGCGCCTCCGCGAGCTCGCCTTCCTCAACAAGGGCCTCGAGATCCACCTCACCGACGAGCGCACCACCGACGCTAAAACCGGCGAGAGCAAGCACCAGGAGTTCAAATACATCGGCGGCATCGCCGAGTTCATCAAGCACCTCAATAAGGGCAAGCAGACCCTCCACGACAAGCCCATCTATATGGAAGCCGAGCGCGACAACGTCGCCATGGAGATCGCCCTTCAGTACAACGACGCCTACTCCGAGACCGTCTTCACCTTCGCCAACAACATCAACACCATCGACGGCGGAACCCACCTCTCCGGCTTCAAGACAGCCCTGACCCGCACCATCAACGCTGCCGGTCAGTCCCTCGGCCTCTTCAAAGACGTCAAAGAAAACCTCTCCGGCGATGACGTCCGTGAAGGCCTCGTCGTCGTCATCAGCGTCAAGCTCTCGCAGCCCCAGTTCGAAGGCCAGACCAAGGGCAAGCTCAACTCCGACATCGCCGGCACCGTCCAGGCCTTCGTCAACGAGCGCCTCGGAGCCTTCCTCGACGGCAACCCCCAGGTCGCCAAGAAGATCATCAACAAAGCCATCGACGCCGCACGCGCCCGCGAGGCCGCCCGCAAGGCCCGCGACTTAACACGGCGCAAAGGCGCGCTGGATGGTGGCGGATTGCCCGGCAAGCTCGCCGACTGCTCCGAACGCCAGCCCGACCGCTGCGAGCTCTACCTCGTCGAGGGTGAGTCCGCAGGCGGAACCGCCAAGCAGGGCCGCGATCGCCGCTTCCAGGCCATCCTCCCCCTCAAGGGTAAGATCCTCAACGTCGAAAAAGCCCGCTACGACAAGATGCTCGGCCACGAGGAAATCCGCGCCATGATCACCGCCCTCGGCTGTGGCATCGGCAAAGACGACTTCGACGCCAGCAAGCTCCGTTACGGCAAGCTCATCCTCATGACCGATGCCGACGTCGACGGCTCGCACATCCGCACCCTGCTGCTCACCTTCTTCTTCCGTCACATGACCGAGCTCATCAAGCGCGGCCACGTCTACATCGCTCAGCCCCCGCTCTTCCGCATCAAGAAGGGCAAGTTCGAGCAGTACATCAAGGACGAGCGGCAATTCGTCGACGTCATGGTCAAGCGCGCCTCCGACGGCATGATCCTCACCTACGGCCCCAACAAGACCCAGCTCCAGGGAGCCGAGCTCACCACCTTCATGGGCCAGCTCAACGACTACCTCGGCTTCTTCGAAAAGGTCGGCAAGCGCCTCCGCAACGACGACGTCACCCTCGCCTTCGCCACCCTCTTCAGCCACGAGGGCAAGGACCCGGCCCATCGCGCCGACTTCCAATCGCCCGAGCAGCTCACCAAAATGCAGGCCAAGCTCGAAGCCCTTCGCAAGGAGTACCAGTTCCGCGCCGTCGGCGAGCCCGAACTCGACGAGGAGCACCAGACCTGGTCCGTCTCCTTCACCGACGCACAAGGAGCCGTCCGCAAGATCGATTGGGCACTCGCCAACGCCGCCGAGAGCCGCCAGCTCCTCGGCAAACAAGCCCAGATCAGGGAGCAGCTCCAGGGGCCCTTCACCATCTCCTACGCTCCGAAGACCGCCGCAGCCGTAACCCAGGAGGCCCTCGACGAAGCCGAAGAGATCGCCGCCGAAAATGGCGCAGCAGAGGGCGTAGCCGTTGATGCTGCCCCCGGTACCTCAGCCGAGGCCAAGCCCGCCAAGCGTTCCAACAAGATCAACCAGGACCCCGTCGAGAAGAAAACCCCTCGCGAGGTCTTCGAGTACGTCATCGAGCAGGGCCGCAAAGAGTACCAGGTCCAGCGCTACAAGGGCCTCGGCGAGATGACCGCACCCCAGCTCTGGGAGACCACCATGGACCCCGAGCGCCGCACCCTCATGCAGGTCAAGCTCGAAGACATCGCCGCCTGCGAGGAGATCTTCACCACCCTCATGGGCGAAGACGTCGAAAGCCGCCGCCGCTTCATCGAAGAGAACGCCCTCGACGTCAAGAACCTCGATATCTAG